Proteins from a genomic interval of Microthrixaceae bacterium:
- a CDS encoding aldehyde dehydrogenase family protein, with amino-acid sequence MTPGDPTFNATRSAGGFADYSPALENRRRVVIREVYAHVIDGAFVPSASSKTLTVVEPATGESLAEVASGNAADVDLAVRAARRAFDRLWNDTDPLERGRHLFRLSQVIRRRCREFSVLGAIESGRPVRWLRETDGPAAVAQIFHFAGWADKLEWAVGGGVRPVPLGVVGVILPPGAGVAALARSVAAALAAGNTVVVKPSQRASLSALMFAHICREARLPPGVVNVVTGGDDTGAALAAHPALGALEFTGSAEAGKAVAQSTAKAGTRLLLELEGNSAQLIFDDAPLDQAIDAVVRGIWQHRSEPWDVASRVLVEESIAEEVVDRLARRLQQVRVGDPLDNNTDVGPLDSAEQVGRTEALVAAARQDGAEVVRWAKRPPERGWFVKPTLLHRVELPHRSLAEVTRGPVLSVLTFRTHDEAVAIANQVASGRSAGVWTTDAARSQWVADQLHAGFVWVNSYDLVDPASPTWGLARSLGGDRGGRFGVGAYLELSADRGRCEGASAIDGCRPRHGDGGETP; translated from the coding sequence ATGACCCCAGGCGACCCCACCTTCAACGCCACGAGGTCCGCCGGCGGTTTCGCCGACTACTCGCCGGCGCTTGAGAACCGGCGACGTGTCGTCATACGTGAGGTCTACGCCCACGTGATCGACGGGGCATTCGTGCCATCGGCCAGTTCGAAGACGCTCACGGTCGTTGAGCCGGCAACGGGTGAATCACTCGCGGAGGTGGCCTCCGGGAATGCCGCGGACGTCGACCTCGCGGTTCGGGCGGCGCGTCGTGCATTCGACAGGTTGTGGAACGACACGGACCCGCTCGAGCGCGGCAGGCACTTGTTTCGCCTCTCGCAGGTGATACGACGGCGATGCCGCGAGTTCTCGGTCCTTGGAGCGATCGAAAGCGGCCGACCGGTGCGTTGGCTGCGGGAGACCGACGGGCCGGCGGCGGTGGCGCAGATCTTCCATTTCGCTGGTTGGGCCGACAAGTTGGAGTGGGCCGTCGGAGGCGGTGTGAGACCGGTCCCCCTCGGTGTGGTGGGCGTCATCTTGCCGCCGGGGGCCGGCGTGGCAGCATTGGCGCGCTCCGTCGCTGCGGCGTTGGCAGCTGGAAACACCGTCGTGGTGAAGCCATCTCAACGCGCGTCGCTGAGCGCGTTGATGTTCGCTCACATCTGCCGCGAGGCAAGGTTGCCTCCAGGGGTGGTCAACGTGGTCACCGGCGGCGACGACACGGGGGCCGCACTCGCTGCTCACCCGGCGCTGGGGGCCCTGGAGTTCACCGGTTCGGCTGAAGCCGGCAAAGCCGTCGCACAATCGACGGCGAAGGCTGGCACCCGGTTGTTGTTGGAACTGGAAGGCAACTCCGCGCAGCTGATCTTTGACGACGCGCCGCTCGATCAGGCGATCGACGCGGTCGTGCGTGGAATTTGGCAACATCGAAGCGAGCCATGGGATGTCGCGAGCCGAGTGCTCGTCGAGGAGTCGATCGCAGAAGAGGTGGTCGACCGTCTCGCCCGGAGACTGCAGCAGGTACGGGTAGGAGACCCGCTCGACAACAACACCGACGTCGGCCCGCTCGACTCGGCCGAACAGGTGGGTCGGACTGAGGCTCTGGTGGCGGCAGCGAGGCAAGATGGGGCTGAGGTCGTTCGCTGGGCCAAGCGGCCGCCCGAGCGCGGATGGTTCGTCAAACCGACCCTCTTGCACCGAGTTGAATTGCCTCATCGCTCGCTGGCTGAGGTGACCCGCGGTCCGGTGCTCAGCGTGTTGACATTTCGGACTCACGACGAGGCCGTAGCGATTGCGAATCAGGTGGCGTCGGGGCGGTCGGCCGGGGTGTGGACCACCGACGCTGCCCGCTCACAGTGGGTGGCCGATCAGCTGCACGCCGGGTTTGTGTGGGTGAATTCCTACGACCTGGTCGACCCTGCGAGTCCGACTTGGGGACTCGCCCGGTCGCTGGGAGGGGACCGTGGAGGGCGGTTCGGGGTCGGTGCTTATCTCGAGCTGTCCGCCGATCGCGGCCGGTGCGAGGGCGCCAGCGCAATCGACGGGTGTCGGCCTCGACACGGCGACGGGGGAGAGACGCCATGA
- a CDS encoding ribose-phosphate diphosphokinase gives MELVTKKRLHLVAGRNNRPLAEEVAQRLDVSLGPISVSEFANGELHCKYGDSIRGSDVFIFQGHSSTPELSINDALMEHLIMVDAARRASAKRITVVAPLYGYSRQDRKAEGREPITAKLIADLFKVAGAKRLVSVDLHSGQIQGFFDGPVDHLTAMPVLVQWMQDNLGDTDLVVASPDAGRVKVSERYANQLHANIAMVHKRRVRGLKNTVEAKDVVGDVAGKVCVLIDDMIDTGGTLVAAAELLAERGASKVYAAATHGVFSGPAIERIENSVLEKVVITNTVYQPPQNRIAKIEVLSAAGIIADAIDAVFEDTSVSEIFHGENQH, from the coding sequence ATGGAGCTCGTCACCAAGAAGCGTTTGCACCTCGTCGCGGGGCGTAACAATCGCCCGCTCGCAGAGGAGGTGGCGCAACGCCTCGATGTCTCGCTCGGACCGATCTCGGTGTCGGAGTTCGCCAACGGTGAGCTCCACTGCAAGTACGGCGATTCGATCCGCGGCTCCGACGTGTTCATCTTCCAGGGGCATTCCTCGACACCCGAACTGTCCATCAACGACGCGTTGATGGAGCACCTCATCATGGTCGACGCCGCCCGCCGCGCCTCGGCCAAGCGGATCACGGTCGTCGCTCCGCTCTACGGGTATTCGCGTCAGGACCGAAAGGCAGAGGGACGCGAGCCGATCACGGCGAAACTCATCGCCGATCTGTTCAAGGTGGCGGGTGCGAAGCGGCTGGTGTCAGTCGACCTGCATTCAGGGCAGATCCAGGGGTTCTTCGACGGCCCGGTCGATCATCTCACGGCGATGCCGGTTCTGGTGCAGTGGATGCAGGACAACCTCGGCGATACCGATCTGGTCGTGGCATCCCCCGACGCCGGCCGGGTGAAGGTCTCCGAGCGCTACGCGAACCAGTTGCACGCGAACATCGCCATGGTTCACAAGCGTCGCGTGCGCGGTCTGAAGAACACCGTCGAAGCCAAAGATGTCGTCGGTGACGTCGCCGGCAAGGTGTGCGTGCTGATCGACGACATGATCGACACGGGCGGGACGCTGGTGGCCGCCGCCGAACTGCTGGCCGAACGCGGGGCGTCCAAGGTGTACGCGGCTGCGACCCACGGAGTCTTCAGCGGTCCGGCGATCGAACGGATCGAGAATTCCGTGCTCGAGAAGGTCGTGATCACCAACACCGTCTACCAGCCGCCCCAGAACCGGATCGCGAAGATCGAGGTCCTGTCGGCCGCCGGCATCATCGCCGACGCGATCGATGCGGTGTTCGAAGACACGTCGGTGTCGGAGATCTTCCACGGCGAGAACCAGCACTGA
- a CDS encoding TatD family hydrolase, which produces MNEAVAMWIDNHCHLPADQPELVRQLIDEAAAGGVEAFVNVGCDLAGSAAAIRVARDHPSVYATVGVHPHDAKDGTDGIRDLAGGDQVVAIGECGLDYFYNHSEREVQRAVFAEQIGLAHELGLPLVIHSREAWKETFEILDVEGVPRNTVFHCFTGGPGDAEECLERGAILSFSGIVTFPSAEDLRQAAMMCPLDKMMVETDSPYLAPVPHRGKPNRPAHVAVVGEYLAQLRGVDGEHFAQLTSATTRSFYGLGTDGGVALSRGAGA; this is translated from the coding sequence GTGAACGAAGCTGTAGCGATGTGGATCGATAACCACTGCCATCTTCCGGCCGATCAGCCGGAACTCGTGCGTCAGCTGATCGACGAGGCGGCTGCCGGGGGCGTGGAGGCCTTCGTCAATGTCGGATGCGACCTCGCCGGGTCAGCGGCGGCAATCCGAGTCGCCCGAGATCACCCTTCGGTCTACGCGACGGTCGGCGTCCACCCCCACGACGCGAAGGACGGCACGGACGGGATTCGCGATCTTGCGGGCGGCGACCAGGTCGTGGCGATCGGGGAATGTGGACTCGATTACTTCTACAACCATTCTGAACGCGAGGTTCAACGAGCGGTGTTCGCCGAGCAGATCGGCCTCGCCCACGAACTTGGCTTGCCGCTCGTCATCCATTCGCGCGAGGCGTGGAAGGAGACCTTCGAGATCCTCGATGTCGAAGGGGTGCCTCGCAATACGGTGTTTCACTGCTTCACCGGAGGTCCGGGAGACGCCGAGGAGTGTCTCGAACGCGGCGCCATTTTGAGCTTCAGCGGAATCGTGACCTTCCCATCCGCTGAGGACCTCAGGCAAGCGGCAATGATGTGCCCGCTCGACAAGATGATGGTCGAGACCGACTCGCCGTACCTCGCCCCGGTCCCGCACCGGGGCAAGCCGAACCGTCCCGCGCACGTCGCAGTCGTCGGGGAGTACCTCGCGCAACTCCGAGGGGTCGATGGTGAACACTTCGCTCAGCTGACCTCGGCGACGACTCGGTCGTTCTACGGGTTGGGGACCGACGGTGGAGTTGCGCTGAGTCGCGGAGCGGGGGCATGA
- the rsmA gene encoding 16S rRNA (adenine(1518)-N(6)/adenine(1519)-N(6))-dimethyltransferase RsmA, with protein sequence MTEPRPGSTLPLLTRTRLLEVMAEHDLAPHRTLGQNFVIDHNTIRKIVRLAGVQPDDVVVEVGPGLGSLTLGLLEAGASVRAVEIDARLVPAMQAITAGAAEVTVADALEVDWSKVTRGEPCTLVANLPYNVATPVVLRILDEAPEIGRLVVMVQKEVAERLAATPGSKAYGIPSVKVTYWATARMVGTIGSEVFHPRPKVTSALVEIIRRPQPVDGSDPTALFALVKTGFGQRRKTLRRSLSSLVDDEAFVAAGVSPSARAEELDVVAWCRLAAAVRNKAESALS encoded by the coding sequence ATGACCGAGCCGCGACCCGGTTCGACGTTACCGCTGTTGACCCGTACGCGGTTGCTTGAGGTGATGGCTGAACACGACCTCGCGCCACACCGCACCCTCGGTCAGAACTTCGTGATCGACCACAACACCATCCGAAAGATCGTGCGGCTCGCCGGTGTGCAGCCAGATGACGTGGTGGTTGAAGTCGGCCCTGGTCTGGGCTCGTTGACGCTCGGCCTGCTCGAGGCGGGGGCGTCGGTGCGCGCGGTGGAGATCGACGCCCGTCTCGTGCCAGCGATGCAAGCGATCACCGCGGGCGCCGCTGAGGTCACCGTCGCCGATGCGCTCGAGGTCGACTGGTCGAAGGTGACGAGAGGCGAACCCTGCACCCTTGTTGCGAATCTGCCCTACAACGTCGCGACCCCGGTCGTGTTGCGCATCCTCGATGAGGCGCCCGAGATCGGTCGGCTGGTCGTCATGGTGCAAAAGGAGGTCGCCGAACGGCTGGCTGCCACGCCTGGTTCGAAGGCGTACGGTATCCCGTCGGTCAAAGTGACCTACTGGGCCACCGCGCGAATGGTGGGCACCATCGGTTCGGAGGTGTTCCATCCGCGTCCGAAGGTGACCTCTGCGCTCGTGGAAATCATCCGGAGACCCCAGCCCGTCGATGGCTCCGATCCGACCGCGTTGTTCGCTCTGGTGAAGACGGGGTTCGGGCAGCGGCGAAAGACGCTTCGGCGTTCGTTGTCATCGCTGGTCGACGACGAGGCGTTCGTCGCCGCCGGGGTTTCCCCTTCGGCGAGGGCCGAAGAACTCGACGTGGTGGCCTGGTGTCGTCTCGCTGCGGCGGTTCGTAACAAGGCGGAGTCAGCGCTGTCATAG
- a CDS encoding sugar transferase — MLKPAAARPSEHDASEFEASESSKRRSLRLVGRDGGFASDSHGDAAPFTQQQRRGIGAWALLLGVALDAVIVLGVAYLTRRGSGSDRDLGNIILAYTAISTVLLLPTHRRGRVVPRPSETALSVVVRIGLAPLIASVLAGWVSAVDITVWAQLVAITSALVLLGRLVSFKLVQGLRSRGYDLEDVILVGAGAVGRDLAEAIDQNPDCGLLPIGFLDRFDERGRLPVIDRPENLAEVCAERNIRHVILGYGAATEHEIVGYVRQCAAMPIQFYTVPRFFELGVASGATGFEVDGFAITTLGRAGRHHLMWPLKRAFDLVVTSVMFILTLPVFIVVAAAVKLTSPGPILFRQERVSVDHVPFEILKFRTMAHVADPKKQAELDQRAQAVNLDDDRITPIGRFLRKSHLDELPQLINVLKGEMSIVGPRPERPYFVDQHSEEYPAYAHRHRVPAGITGWAQVNGFWGDSSLETRVRLDNRYIDDWSPVRDLVIGLRTIPTLLGKRR, encoded by the coding sequence ATGCTGAAGCCTGCCGCTGCGAGGCCATCCGAACACGACGCATCGGAATTCGAGGCGTCCGAGAGCTCGAAGCGTCGATCGCTGCGGCTCGTCGGTCGAGACGGGGGATTCGCCAGCGATTCGCACGGCGACGCGGCGCCGTTCACCCAGCAACAACGTCGGGGTATCGGCGCATGGGCGTTGTTGCTCGGCGTTGCTCTCGACGCCGTCATCGTCTTGGGGGTCGCCTACCTCACGAGGCGGGGTTCCGGGAGCGATCGCGACCTTGGCAACATCATTCTCGCCTATACAGCGATTTCCACGGTGCTCCTCCTGCCCACGCACCGTCGCGGTCGGGTGGTTCCACGCCCGAGCGAAACCGCCCTTTCGGTTGTCGTGCGCATCGGATTGGCACCGCTGATCGCGTCGGTGCTCGCCGGGTGGGTCTCCGCCGTCGACATCACGGTCTGGGCCCAGTTGGTCGCCATCACCTCGGCACTCGTGCTGCTGGGCAGGCTCGTGTCGTTCAAGCTCGTCCAGGGCCTGCGTTCTCGTGGGTACGACCTGGAGGATGTGATTCTCGTCGGCGCCGGGGCGGTCGGCCGCGACCTCGCCGAGGCCATCGACCAGAACCCGGACTGTGGGCTGTTGCCGATCGGGTTTCTCGACCGCTTCGACGAGCGCGGCCGTCTTCCGGTGATCGATCGCCCCGAGAACCTCGCCGAGGTCTGCGCGGAGCGCAACATCCGCCACGTCATCTTGGGGTACGGTGCCGCCACCGAGCACGAGATCGTCGGGTATGTCCGCCAGTGCGCCGCCATGCCGATCCAGTTCTACACGGTTCCACGATTCTTCGAACTCGGGGTGGCCTCCGGTGCCACCGGCTTCGAGGTCGACGGGTTCGCCATCACCACGCTCGGCCGCGCCGGACGTCACCACCTCATGTGGCCACTCAAGCGGGCATTTGACCTCGTAGTGACCAGCGTGATGTTCATCCTCACGCTGCCGGTGTTCATCGTCGTCGCCGCGGCGGTCAAACTCACCAGTCCCGGCCCCATCCTGTTTCGCCAGGAACGGGTGAGTGTCGACCACGTCCCATTCGAGATTCTGAAATTCCGCACGATGGCCCATGTCGCCGATCCGAAGAAGCAGGCGGAACTCGATCAGCGTGCACAGGCGGTCAACCTCGACGACGACCGAATCACTCCGATCGGTCGGTTCCTTCGCAAGTCGCACCTCGATGAGCTTCCCCAGTTGATCAACGTGTTGAAGGGCGAGATGTCGATCGTCGGTCCGAGGCCGGAGCGTCCGTACTTCGTCGACCAGCACTCCGAGGAGTACCCGGCCTATGCCCACCGGCATCGCGTTCCGGCCGGGATTACCGGCTGGGCGCAGGTGAACGGGTTCTGGGGCGATTCGTCGCTGGAGACTCGCGTGCGTCTCGACAACCGCTACATCGACGACTGGTCGCCGGTGCGCGACCTGGTGATCGGGCTGCGCACGATCCCGACGCTGCTCGGCAAGCGCCGCTGA
- a CDS encoding NTP transferase domain-containing protein, with translation MTTTVEQRRPLYAVVLAAGEGSRMKSERPKPLHRLCGKPMLAYVLESLETSSVDAIAIVVGHKAEVVTKKITEHPLSTALHFAHQEVQRGTGDAAQIGLAGLPEDVDDDSDVIVLPGDAPLLRAETMRELVERHRSSGVAATLLTAELDDPTGYGRIVRAAGGAVVDIVEQKDATPDQLAIREVNTSIYCFKRSLLTPALRRLSPDNAQGEYYLTDVVKVLASAGHSVDSMIAPNPEEASGVNDRLQLSHAEAEMRRRTNEALMRSGVSMLDPATTYVETTVTVGRDVTLFPGVVLQGRTVIGEGAEIGPNSRLVDSVVGRDAIIESTVARGAVIGDRAVVGPFAWLGAGSEIPSDAVTGASYNSDTAQP, from the coding sequence GTGACCACAACAGTCGAGCAGCGACGTCCGCTCTACGCCGTGGTGCTCGCGGCTGGGGAAGGGTCGCGGATGAAATCCGAACGACCCAAACCGTTGCACCGGTTGTGCGGGAAACCGATGCTGGCCTACGTCCTGGAGTCCCTCGAGACGAGTTCGGTCGATGCGATCGCCATCGTCGTGGGTCACAAGGCCGAGGTGGTGACAAAGAAGATCACCGAACATCCGCTGTCGACCGCACTGCATTTCGCTCACCAAGAGGTACAGCGCGGCACCGGAGACGCAGCTCAGATTGGCCTTGCCGGTCTGCCGGAGGATGTCGATGACGACAGCGACGTGATCGTCCTGCCCGGCGATGCGCCGCTATTGCGCGCAGAAACGATGCGCGAGCTCGTCGAGCGGCATCGCAGCAGCGGTGTGGCGGCGACGCTGCTGACCGCGGAGCTCGACGATCCGACCGGGTACGGCCGGATCGTGCGGGCCGCGGGCGGGGCGGTGGTCGACATCGTCGAACAAAAGGATGCGACCCCCGATCAACTCGCCATCCGCGAGGTCAACACGTCGATCTATTGCTTCAAACGTTCGCTCCTCACACCGGCCCTGCGGCGACTCAGCCCGGACAACGCGCAGGGCGAGTACTACCTGACCGATGTCGTGAAGGTGCTTGCCAGTGCGGGCCATAGCGTCGACTCGATGATCGCGCCCAACCCGGAGGAGGCTTCGGGGGTCAATGACCGGTTGCAGCTGTCCCATGCGGAGGCGGAGATGCGTCGCCGCACGAACGAGGCGTTGATGCGGTCGGGTGTTTCGATGCTCGATCCGGCGACGACCTATGTCGAAACGACCGTGACCGTCGGCCGTGACGTGACGCTGTTTCCCGGTGTCGTCCTCCAGGGGCGAACGGTGATCGGCGAAGGCGCCGAGATCGGTCCGAACTCGCGCCTCGTCGACAGCGTGGTCGGACGCGACGCGATCATCGAGTCGACGGTCGCTCGAGGAGCGGTGATCGGCGACCGCGCCGTGGTCGGTCCATTCGCCTGGTTGGGCGCTGGGTCCGAGATCCCGTCCGACGCGGTCACCGGAGCGTCCTACAATTCTGACACCGCCCAGCCCTGA
- a CDS encoding HAD family hydrolase: MSDIWIGFDADDTLWHNEHYFVESYDLFAELVAPYLEADHADPRQAAHDALIETERRNVPSFGYGIKGATISMIEAAIAISHGEIDTSQILRLVERAKAMMHHPVEILDGVHDALDALSCHRLVLLTKGDLKDQHRKIDASQLAERFDAVEIMHEKDSDTYAKVLQRHGIDSAGFVMVGNSLHSDVWPVLGLGAGAVHVPYHTTWALETAEDPLDHPRYRRTSTLHDVPRAVDDLLG, from the coding sequence GTGAGCGACATCTGGATCGGTTTCGACGCCGACGACACCTTGTGGCACAACGAGCACTACTTCGTCGAGTCCTACGACCTCTTCGCTGAACTCGTCGCGCCTTACCTCGAAGCCGATCACGCCGACCCACGCCAAGCGGCCCATGATGCCTTGATCGAGACCGAGCGCCGCAACGTTCCGAGCTTCGGCTATGGCATCAAGGGAGCGACGATCTCGATGATCGAAGCCGCTATCGCGATCTCGCATGGCGAGATCGACACATCACAGATACTTCGGCTGGTCGAACGAGCCAAGGCGATGATGCACCATCCGGTGGAAATCCTCGACGGCGTCCACGACGCGCTCGACGCCCTTTCCTGCCACCGCCTGGTGTTGCTCACCAAGGGTGATCTAAAGGATCAACATCGCAAGATCGACGCCTCCCAGCTTGCGGAACGTTTCGACGCCGTCGAAATCATGCATGAAAAGGACAGCGATACCTACGCAAAGGTCCTTCAACGTCACGGGATCGACTCCGCCGGCTTCGTGATGGTCGGAAACTCACTGCATTCGGACGTGTGGCCGGTGCTTGGGCTTGGGGCCGGGGCAGTTCACGTCCCCTATCACACCACCTGGGCGCTCGAGACCGCCGAGGATCCGTTGGACCACCCGCGGTACCGCCGCACATCGACGCTCCATGACGTTCCCCGCGCCGTCGACGATCTCCTCGGTTGA
- a CDS encoding 4-(cytidine 5'-diphospho)-2-C-methyl-D-erythritol kinase, translating to MIELLAPAKLTVSLRLTGVRPDGYHLIDAEMVSLDLCDRLWMSPGRGVEMRGRYAGELAGPTDGTDLVSKALRLIGHEASVVVEKNIPAGAGLGGGSSDAAAILRWANFDDLAAAAELGADVAYCLVGGRARVRGIGDIVEPLDERRQTFTLVTPPVHCSTPVVYRVWDELGGPTAPMDAVEPNDLTEAALMAFPEIARWRDELAEASGLTPRLAGSGSTWFVEGSFPGAGRQVVTTLS from the coding sequence ATGATTGAACTCCTTGCACCGGCGAAGCTGACCGTCTCGTTGCGCCTGACCGGCGTGCGGCCCGACGGCTATCACCTGATCGATGCCGAGATGGTGTCGCTCGATCTGTGCGATCGGCTGTGGATGTCGCCGGGACGCGGTGTTGAGATGCGGGGTCGCTACGCCGGGGAACTGGCCGGGCCGACCGACGGTACCGACCTGGTGTCGAAGGCGCTACGCCTGATCGGTCACGAGGCATCCGTGGTCGTCGAAAAGAACATTCCTGCCGGCGCCGGACTCGGGGGAGGTAGTAGCGACGCGGCCGCCATTCTTCGATGGGCGAACTTCGACGACCTCGCGGCGGCGGCGGAGCTCGGCGCCGATGTCGCCTACTGCCTCGTCGGTGGGCGGGCCCGGGTCCGCGGCATCGGGGATATCGTCGAGCCGCTGGACGAGCGCCGCCAGACGTTCACCTTGGTGACGCCTCCCGTGCATTGCTCCACCCCGGTCGTGTACCGGGTCTGGGACGAGCTTGGGGGCCCGACCGCGCCGATGGACGCGGTCGAACCGAACGACCTGACCGAAGCTGCGCTGATGGCATTTCCGGAGATCGCTCGGTGGAGAGACGAACTCGCCGAGGCGAGCGGTCTCACCCCCCGGCTAGCGGGGAGTGGGTCGACCTGGTTTGTAGAGGGCAGCTTCCCCGGCGCCGGTAGACAGGTCGTGACGACGTTGTCATGA
- a CDS encoding glycosyltransferase family 2 protein produces the protein MTSTTPRSGGQPLVSVVIPAYNEERSISTCLDAVLAQTWDNLEVLVLDGGSQDRTREIVAEYTAVDPRVRVVANPGRTQPAALNAARASITSDWMIRMDAHSTIPANYVESVMAHLGTGKWGGVGGRKDGVATTAAGRAIVAALGSKFGVGNSKYHHSTEVETVDHIPFGAYPMSVVNELGGWDESNVSNEDFEFDYRVRQSGRELLFDPGIVIFWQTRETIGSFFEQYRRYGRAKAVTLLTHPKSASPRHVLPAVLALAMMFAAVIGWRKPKVAAAIVTPYLGGIAVATASIAPKLTAPESLRFVPGALMAMHLGYGVGLLEAFVLGRRNR, from the coding sequence ATGACTTCGACAACTCCGCGCTCCGGTGGCCAGCCGCTCGTGAGCGTCGTGATCCCTGCGTACAACGAAGAACGGTCCATCTCCACGTGTCTCGACGCGGTGTTGGCTCAGACGTGGGACAACCTTGAGGTGCTGGTGCTCGATGGTGGTTCCCAGGACCGAACCCGCGAGATCGTGGCGGAGTACACCGCCGTCGACCCGAGAGTTCGCGTCGTGGCGAATCCGGGGCGGACCCAGCCGGCCGCGTTGAATGCCGCCCGTGCGAGCATCACCTCGGACTGGATGATCCGGATGGACGCCCACAGCACGATTCCCGCCAATTACGTCGAATCGGTGATGGCGCACCTCGGTACCGGAAAGTGGGGTGGGGTCGGCGGTCGCAAAGACGGTGTCGCCACCACCGCCGCCGGCCGTGCCATCGTCGCCGCGCTCGGGTCCAAGTTCGGGGTCGGCAACTCGAAGTACCACCACAGCACCGAGGTGGAAACCGTCGATCACATTCCGTTCGGCGCCTACCCGATGTCGGTCGTCAACGAACTCGGTGGTTGGGATGAGTCGAACGTGTCCAATGAGGATTTCGAGTTCGACTACCGCGTGCGGCAGTCGGGACGCGAGCTGCTTTTCGACCCGGGCATCGTCATCTTCTGGCAGACCCGGGAGACGATCGGGTCGTTCTTCGAGCAGTATCGACGCTATGGCAGAGCCAAGGCTGTCACGCTGCTCACCCACCCGAAATCTGCCTCGCCGCGCCACGTCCTGCCGGCCGTGCTGGCGTTGGCGATGATGTTCGCGGCGGTCATCGGCTGGCGCAAGCCCAAGGTCGCGGCTGCGATCGTCACGCCCTATCTCGGCGGCATCGCGGTGGCGACCGCGTCGATCGCACCTAAGTTGACCGCCCCGGAGTCGCTTCGATTCGTTCCGGGTGCGTTGATGGCGATGCATTTGGGGTACGGCGTGGGATTGTTGGAAGCGTTCGTGCTGGGTCGGCGTAACCGCTGA
- a CDS encoding AURKAIP1/COX24 domain-containing protein: MGSLIKKRRKRMRKKKHRKLLRRTRHQRRARGK; the protein is encoded by the coding sequence ATGGGTTCATTGATTAAGAAACGCCGTAAGCGGATGCGGAAGAAGAAGCACCGCAAGCTCCTTCGCCGCACTCGTCACCAACGTCGAGCACGCGGCAAGTAA
- a CDS encoding aldehyde dehydrogenase family protein — protein sequence MSSVDPRRASPMSTTSRRRYRHLIGGAMAESMSGRWAEVTLADGTTAGICEADTAEVSAAVAAAIDARSEWAALAPQRRGQVLFEVAEALDGHRSHLVEELCLGGTDREAAEAEVAETIDCWTHWAGWADKLAAVFGGASAVAGSFLASTTPHPIGVVGVVACARRPLFASAALVAPVVVSGNAAVVLVDGFAPCGPLAVGEILAANDLAAGVINLLHGPAPTLSLALADRVDAIALPEVAIGLDLVGELAERASRRFVRVVRLSDARDPRGAAEFVEFSTVWHPARV from the coding sequence ATGAGTTCGGTCGATCCGCGGAGAGCCTCCCCGATGTCGACGACGTCTCGACGTCGTTACCGGCATCTCATCGGCGGTGCCATGGCCGAATCGATGTCGGGGCGTTGGGCGGAGGTGACCCTCGCCGACGGTACGACGGCAGGGATATGCGAGGCGGACACGGCCGAGGTTTCCGCCGCGGTCGCGGCCGCCATCGACGCACGCTCGGAGTGGGCAGCGCTGGCACCGCAACGGCGAGGCCAGGTGCTCTTCGAGGTGGCAGAGGCGCTCGACGGTCACCGCTCACATCTGGTCGAGGAGTTGTGCCTCGGAGGCACCGACCGGGAAGCGGCGGAGGCGGAGGTCGCCGAGACCATCGATTGCTGGACACATTGGGCCGGGTGGGCAGACAAGCTTGCGGCGGTGTTCGGCGGCGCCAGTGCAGTGGCCGGGTCGTTCCTCGCTTCGACCACCCCGCACCCGATCGGTGTTGTCGGCGTTGTCGCCTGCGCCCGACGCCCTCTGTTTGCGTCGGCAGCGTTGGTGGCTCCGGTCGTCGTTTCAGGCAACGCGGCGGTGGTCCTGGTAGACGGATTTGCCCCATGCGGTCCGCTTGCCGTCGGCGAAATCCTCGCAGCGAACGATCTTGCCGCTGGAGTGATCAACCTGTTACACGGCCCGGCGCCGACGCTGTCATTGGCCCTCGCTGACCGGGTCGATGCGATCGCGCTGCCCGAGGTGGCCATCGGCCTCGACCTGGTGGGGGAACTGGCGGAGCGGGCCAGCAGGCGGTTCGTGAGGGTCGTCCGCCTGAGCGATGCCCGCGATCCGCGTGGGGCAGCCGAGTTCGTCGAGTTCTCGACGGTGTGGCACCCCGCCCGCGTGTGA